The window AAACGAATATCATCTTCGGTTTTAATAAAAATTTTAATATTTGCTAACTGGCGAATTTGTTCAATTGCTAAGGCTAAAATACCATCTAACATAATAACATCTGCTTCTTCAATATGAACAGTTTCGACTGTTCGTTGGTGTAAAGTAAAATCATAAATGGGGCGGTCAATTGGTTCATTATTTTTTAGTTTATTAATGTGGTCAACAAGTAATTCAATGTCAATTGAATCTGGGTGATCATAATTAATTAACTTTCGTTGTTCAAAAGTTAAGTCTGGTCAGTCTTTATAATAATTATCCATTGTTAAATAAACAATTTTTTGTCCTTTTAAAATATGGGCAATTTTGGTTGCCACTGTTGTCTTTCCACTAGCGGTTCCCCCAGCAATCGACACTAGTTTAACAACATGTTTTTTTACCCTGTATTCCAAACCATCTTCCTCCTTTACATTTTTAAATTAATAAGATAAAACCTTTTTTATTTTAACATAGAATAAAAAAAGTTTAGACCGAAAGGTTAAACTTTTTTAGGGTTAATCATTACGACGTATAATTTCTTCATCACTAGCCGAAGATTTTGAAGGATGTTCGGAATGATGTTTTGCATTTCAAGCTTGGTATCACTTAAATTGTCCTTCTTCAGGATAGCGCTCATTAACTTTTTCGCGAATTTTATCCATTT is drawn from Spiroplasma mirum ATCC 29335 and contains these coding sequences:
- the udk gene encoding uridine kinase, with the protein product MEYRVKKHVVKLVSIAGGTASGKTTVATKIAHILKGQKIVYLTMDNYYKDWPDLTFEQRKLINYDHPDSIDIELLVDHINKLKNNEPIDRPIYDFTLHQRTVETVHIEEADVIMLDGILALAIEQIRQLANIKIFIKTEDDIRFIRRLMRDINERGRSIDSVINQYLTTVKPMHEYFVEPSIKYADIIVPYYEANEIAIDMIATKIKSLLKKKAIF